In Vigna radiata var. radiata cultivar VC1973A chromosome 3, Vradiata_ver6, whole genome shotgun sequence, the following proteins share a genomic window:
- the LOC106757027 gene encoding CLAVATA3/ESR (CLE)-related protein 45, producing MSFLSLRGFFVLVCVGILASQPGMVSGLRSKDLALRWDQRQSPLAQIARVLKAVAMEDLQSQLDLAPAPSLTFDPNQSDKRTVRKGSDPIHNRC from the coding sequence ATGAGTTTCTTGTCTTTAAGAGGGTTCTTTGTTTTAGTCTGTGTTGGGATTTTAGCTTCTCAACCAGGCATGGTTTCTGGCCTCAGAAGCAAAGATCTTGCTCTGAGATGGGATCAGAGGCAATCACCACTTGCTCAAATAGCTCGTGTCCTAAAGGCTGTTGCAATGGAGGACTTACAATCACAATTGGATTTGGCACCTGCACCTTCATTGACATTTGATCCTAATCAATCAGACAAAAGGACAGTTCGAAAAGGGTCTGATCCAATTCACAATCGATGTTAA
- the LOC106756722 gene encoding probable arabinosyltransferase ARAD1, whose protein sequence is MSEKIMFHSRFIFYVMIISMFLLVLSSLFLLQFSSHSLIPRSVLELILVNNASLYFMPKLKRDQNVLPPYVSGDLNFQSQKSRESDCQASDSSKKTSSAGQKMNVASHPVRPLLRVFMYDLPPEFHFGLLGWKGSLNQTWPEVDNPEGIPRYPGGLNLQHSMEYWLTLDLLSSNTARVGHSCSAIRVQDSSQADVIFVPFFSSLSYNRHSKLHGEEKVSVNKMLQHKLVQFLMDQKEWKRSGGKDHLIIAHHPNSLLDARRKLGSAMLVLADFGRYPPQLANIKKDVIAPYRHLVGTIPRAKSASYEERTTLVYFQGAIYRKDGGAIRQELYYLLKEEKDVHFSFGSIGGNGINQASQGMALSKFCLNIAGDTPSSNRLFDAIVSHCVPVIISDEIELPFEDVLDYSDFSVFVRASDAVKKGYLLNLLRSIKREEWNKMWERLKEITPHFEYQYPSQPGDAVNMIWQQIATKISSIRFNLHRKNRYQRSQLRVKTN, encoded by the exons ATGTCAGAGAAGATCATGTTTCACTCAAGATTTATATTTTACGTGATGATCATTTCTATGTTCCTTTTGGTCCTGTCATCTCTTTTCCTACTCCAGTTTAGCAGTCATTCTTTGATACCTAGATCAGTGTTAGAGCTTATTCTTGTCAATAATGCGTCACTTTACTTCATGCCTAAATTGAAGAGAGACCAGAACGTACTCCCTCCTTACGTTTCTGGggatttaaattttcaatcacAAAAGTCCAGAGAATCCGACTGTCAAGCTTCTGATTCAAGCAAGAAAACAAGTTCTGCAGGACAGAAGATGAATGTGGCATCTCACCCAGTTCGGCCTTTATTGAGAGTATTCATGTATGACTTACCCCCAGAATTTCACTTTGGGTTATTGGGTTGGAAGGGAAGTTTGAATCAAACATGGCCTGAGGTGGATAACCCTGAAGGTATCCCACGCTATCCAGGTGGTCTGAACTTGCAGCACAGCATGGAGTACTGGCTCACCCTTGATCTTCTGTCATCAAACACAGCTAGAGTTGGTCATTCTTGCTCTGCAATCAGAGTGCAGGATTCAAGTCAAGCAGATGTAATTTTTGTGCCATTTTTCTCATCTCTAAGTTACAACAGGCATTCCAAGCTTCATGGAGAGGAAAAAGTTAGTGTTAACAAAATGTTGCAACACAAATTGGTGCAGTTCTTGATGGACCAGAAAGAATGGAAACGTTCAGGAGGGAAGGATCATCTGATTATAGCCCACCATCCTAACAGCTTGTTGGATGCAAGAAGAAAATTGGGTTCTGCTATGCTTGTGCTTGCAGATTTCGGAAGGTATCCTCCTCAATTAGCAAATATCAAGAAAGATGTAATAGCCCCCTACAGGCACCTAGTAGGCACCATACCAAGAGCTAAATCAGCTTCATATGAAGAACGTACCACACTGGTGTATTTCCAGGGAGCAATATACAGGAAAGAC GGAGGAGCCATTCGCCAGGAACTGTACTACCTCctgaaagaagagaaagatgtGCATTTCAGTTTTGGGAGCATAGGAGGAAATGGGATCAATCAGGCAAGCCAGGGCATGGCCTTATCAAAATTCTGCCTCAACATTGCTGGTGATACCCCATCCTCGAATAGACTCTTTGACGCAATAGTAAGCCATTGTGTGCCTGTGATCATCAGTGATGAAATTGAACTACCCTTTGAAGATGTTTTGGACTACTCAGATTTTTCTGTATTTGTGCGTGCCTCTGATGCTGTGAAGAAAGGCTACCTGCTGAATCTCCTTCGTTCTATCAAACGGGAAGAATGGAACAAGATGTGGGAAAGATTGAAGGAAATTACACCCCACTTTGAGTATCAGTATCCATCACAACCTGGGGATGCAGTGAATATGATTTGGCAGCAAATTGCAACAAAGATATCTTCAATAAGATTCAATTTGCACAGAAAGAACAGATACCAGAGATCTCAGCTTCGTGTTAAGACAAACTGA